One window of Polynucleobacter sp. HIN5 genomic DNA carries:
- a CDS encoding CaiB/BaiF CoA transferase family protein, translating to MNSSAPQTNRSLPLAGVKVLDVSQVMAGPYCCMLLADMGADVIKVEPPGSGDQTRGAMGFKMKGPDSMGFLNMNRNKRSIAINLKSDAGKEILFELAKDADILVENYRPGVMKRLGVSYEVMRKINPALVYVSISGFGQSGPWAERPGFDLMAQAMSGVMSVTGHGDGKPVKAGVPVADIGCALFAVYAALSGYIGAKNTGQGQYIDASLFDSALAFSIWDTSEYWGTGQPPVALGTANRMTAPYQAVKAKDGYFVMGATNNKLWQKLCEILVRPDLLQNPDYQTIAGRLGHREALIAELEKSFANRDASEWIDLMLAEGIPAGPILDYPQAFESEHGKHRQMKIEIDHPLEGKVPNIGFAVKMQGTPQQVRRHPPLLGEHTQEVLEQAGFTSAQIESLRAQGAFAA from the coding sequence ATGAATTCTTCTGCACCCCAAACCAATCGCTCCTTACCGCTCGCCGGTGTTAAGGTTCTTGATGTTAGTCAAGTGATGGCGGGCCCCTACTGCTGCATGTTGCTCGCCGATATGGGTGCCGATGTCATCAAGGTCGAGCCGCCAGGTTCGGGTGACCAAACCCGGGGTGCCATGGGTTTCAAGATGAAAGGCCCCGATAGCATGGGCTTTTTGAACATGAATCGTAATAAACGCAGTATCGCGATTAATCTGAAATCCGATGCTGGCAAAGAGATTTTGTTTGAGTTGGCCAAAGATGCCGATATCCTGGTCGAGAACTACCGCCCTGGGGTCATGAAACGCCTTGGCGTTAGTTACGAGGTGATGCGCAAGATTAATCCGGCGCTCGTGTATGTCAGCATCTCGGGTTTTGGTCAAAGTGGTCCATGGGCAGAGCGTCCTGGTTTTGATTTAATGGCTCAGGCGATGTCAGGAGTAATGAGTGTGACCGGGCATGGCGATGGCAAACCCGTGAAAGCCGGTGTTCCGGTTGCCGATATTGGCTGCGCCCTCTTTGCGGTCTATGCCGCCCTGTCAGGGTATATTGGTGCCAAGAACACAGGTCAGGGTCAATACATTGACGCATCCTTGTTTGATTCAGCACTGGCGTTCTCGATTTGGGATACCTCCGAATACTGGGGCACCGGTCAACCACCCGTTGCGCTGGGCACAGCAAACCGTATGACTGCACCCTATCAGGCTGTGAAAGCAAAAGATGGTTACTTCGTAATGGGCGCCACCAATAACAAACTTTGGCAAAAACTCTGTGAGATCTTGGTTCGCCCGGATCTCTTACAAAACCCGGATTACCAAACCATCGCTGGTCGACTCGGTCATCGCGAAGCATTAATCGCTGAACTTGAGAAGTCTTTTGCTAACAGGGATGCAAGCGAGTGGATTGATCTCATGTTGGCCGAGGGGATTCCGGCTGGTCCCATCTTGGATTATCCGCAGGCATTTGAGAGCGAGCATGGCAAGCATCGACAAATGAAGATTGAGATCGATCATCCACTCGAGGGTAAAGTTCCGAACATTGGTTTTGCGGTCAAGATGCAAGGCACCCCGCAGCAAGTTCGGCGGCATCCACCGTTATTGGGTGAGCACACCCAAGAGGTTTTGGAGCAAGCTGGATTTACCTCGGCTCAAATTGAATCACTGCGCGCACAGGGTGCATTTGCTGCATGA
- a CDS encoding DUF5993 family protein gives MYMYLPFAIALLAAIFIWFEKRVLGLLLAFTSAVITVAWFLHHASDKLNVSL, from the coding sequence ATGTACATGTATCTACCTTTTGCAATCGCATTGCTAGCCGCCATCTTCATTTGGTTTGAGAAGCGCGTGCTTGGATTGCTGCTCGCATTCACTAGCGCCGTGATCACGGTAGCATGGTTCTTGCATCATGCCTCCGATAAACTCAATGTCAGTTTATGA
- a CDS encoding disulfide bond formation protein B, giving the protein MSKLTLPSLSGLGNMVLLMVINLVLTLAFLDQFINHDLPCPLCILQRMGFTLIGLMFLLNIRSGAQPAHYGFAILFAILGLSVSLRQVLLHVAPDDLGYGDTFFRLHFYTWAFVGFVSLLIGIAILLIIPDRGTRSRHWFAQFICLWFILLLVGNVISTLSICGLGACADNPLHYDGIVQLRQWLAK; this is encoded by the coding sequence ATGAGTAAGCTCACCTTACCATCGCTCAGTGGCTTAGGGAACATGGTTCTCCTCATGGTCATCAATTTGGTGCTCACACTAGCGTTCCTCGATCAGTTCATCAATCATGATCTGCCATGCCCACTTTGCATCTTGCAGCGCATGGGCTTTACCTTAATTGGGCTGATGTTCTTGCTCAATATCCGTTCGGGTGCGCAGCCCGCGCACTACGGATTTGCCATTCTGTTTGCGATCTTAGGCTTATCAGTTTCTTTGCGCCAAGTGCTCTTGCATGTTGCCCCAGATGACCTGGGTTATGGTGATACCTTCTTTCGTCTGCATTTTTATACTTGGGCTTTTGTTGGATTTGTCTCCTTGCTGATCGGGATCGCAATTCTGTTAATCATTCCGGATCGGGGCACTCGCAGCCGTCATTGGTTTGCTCAATTTATCTGTTTGTGGTTCATCCTATTATTAGTGGGTAATGTAATCTCGACCTTATCAATTTGTGGTTTAGGTGCTTGTGCGGATAACCCCTTGCACTATGACGGTATTGTGCAGCTGCGTCAGTGGCTTGCTAAGTAA
- a CDS encoding Bug family tripartite tricarboxylate transporter substrate binding protein has product MKRFILICTLAFGLLASAQAERVWPRETIRIVVSFPPGGAPDTLARVLAEDWQKSLNVPIVVENRPGHGGNIGADLVAKSAPDGYTLLIGTVGIHAINGALYERLSYDPVADFTPISFLASTPNVLIVSKQLGVQSLKELIALAKTKPNELTFGSSGTGTSIHMSGELFKEMAGVEIRHIPYKGRAQSLPDLVSGRISMLFDNLASALPLIKANEVVALGVTTLKRSPSAPEIPTLNEQGLKGFEAISWFSLMGPAKLPRDTQMRLNQLTQQTLAKPEVRARLMSGGLEPNPGSPEDLARYIQLESNKWRKIVKQSGAKAE; this is encoded by the coding sequence TTGAAACGATTCATTCTCATTTGTACACTTGCATTTGGCCTGCTTGCGTCGGCGCAAGCGGAACGCGTCTGGCCACGCGAGACCATTCGCATCGTTGTGAGCTTTCCCCCAGGTGGCGCACCCGATACCCTGGCAAGGGTTCTGGCAGAGGATTGGCAAAAATCCCTAAACGTTCCTATCGTTGTCGAGAATCGCCCTGGTCATGGCGGTAATATTGGAGCTGATCTGGTCGCTAAGAGTGCGCCCGATGGCTATACCTTGCTAATTGGTACGGTGGGGATTCATGCGATTAATGGCGCCCTTTATGAAAGGCTCTCCTATGACCCTGTGGCTGATTTCACCCCAATTAGTTTCTTGGCGAGCACCCCAAACGTACTAATTGTGAGTAAGCAACTTGGGGTGCAGTCACTCAAAGAACTGATTGCTCTAGCCAAAACAAAACCGAATGAGCTGACGTTTGGATCATCGGGAACGGGCACCTCGATTCATATGTCCGGGGAGCTCTTTAAGGAGATGGCAGGTGTAGAGATTCGGCATATTCCGTATAAGGGCAGAGCGCAATCTTTGCCTGATCTCGTGAGTGGCCGCATCTCGATGCTCTTTGATAATTTAGCATCCGCATTACCCTTAATTAAAGCCAATGAAGTGGTTGCGCTAGGAGTCACCACACTCAAGCGTTCTCCATCCGCCCCGGAGATCCCAACACTCAACGAGCAAGGGCTCAAAGGGTTTGAGGCAATATCCTGGTTCTCTCTGATGGGCCCAGCCAAATTACCTCGCGATACTCAGATGCGGTTGAATCAATTGACCCAGCAGACCCTAGCTAAGCCAGAGGTGAGAGCACGATTGATGAGCGGTGGACTCGAGCCAAACCCGGGTAGTCCAGAGGATCTAGCCCGTTATATCCAACTGGAATCCAATAAATGGCGCAAAATTGTTAAACAATCTGGCGCAAAGGCAGAATGA
- a CDS encoding glycine zipper family protein: MRLQACKTILISSIGITVLTACVSAPTGPTITIMPREGKSFEEFKKDDEECRAFAAQSVKDGNTAALKEGAISAATGAAIGAAAGALYQGGSSTNVGTGAAIGMVGGAAVGAMGAASKESQAQTQYNTAYQQCMYTKGNQVPGFKPIGEFKKIQ; encoded by the coding sequence ATGCGACTTCAGGCCTGTAAAACAATTCTCATTAGTAGTATTGGTATCACCGTACTCACTGCCTGCGTATCCGCACCCACTGGCCCAACCATCACCATCATGCCGCGTGAGGGAAAATCCTTTGAGGAGTTCAAAAAGGATGATGAGGAGTGCCGTGCATTCGCAGCCCAATCCGTTAAGGATGGCAATACTGCAGCCTTAAAAGAGGGAGCTATCAGTGCTGCCACGGGCGCAGCCATTGGTGCCGCGGCCGGAGCCCTATATCAAGGTGGAAGCAGTACTAACGTCGGAACTGGTGCAGCGATTGGCATGGTTGGTGGGGCTGCTGTAGGAGCCATGGGCGCCGCCAGTAAAGAATCGCAGGCTCAAACCCAATATAACACCGCGTATCAACAGTGCATGTACACCAAGGGCAATCAAGTGCCTGGATTTAAACCCATTGGCGAATTTAAAAAGATTCAGTAG
- a CDS encoding winged helix DNA-binding protein: MDVLANYFEFASSRDKIHAKYKVTHRECIILRMIASAFHEGHKLTVSDVIQMKSIASPATSHAALKSLIEKKLIENISCTKDARVKKLIPTEKAIKLYKELGMLLVKTK; encoded by the coding sequence ATGGACGTCTTAGCCAATTACTTTGAGTTCGCAAGTAGTCGGGACAAAATACATGCCAAGTACAAGGTCACTCACCGCGAGTGCATTATCTTACGCATGATTGCTAGCGCGTTTCATGAGGGACACAAGCTCACTGTGTCAGATGTGATTCAGATGAAGTCGATTGCCTCGCCGGCAACATCCCATGCTGCCCTCAAATCCTTGATTGAAAAGAAGTTGATTGAGAACATATCCTGCACCAAGGATGCTCGCGTTAAGAAATTAATTCCAACGGAGAAAGCCATCAAGCTCTACAAAGAGCTAGGTATGCTATTAGTCAAAACAAAATGA
- a CDS encoding MATE family efflux transporter codes for MTFFRVSRLREDVPELLKLAGPLLVGQLAVIAFGVLDTAMTARYSSEDLAALAMASAIYISIYVGLTGVIAALTPIAGQLFGAKRYSEIGEEVRQAGWLAVGLTVVGTLILLNADLLLGISQVEHDLESKARLYLEILALGLPASMGMRVLMSFHNAVSRPGIITIVQLVGLGLKFPLNALFIYGGFGIAAMGGPGCAVATVIINWLWFFATLIIVLSGRFYQPFELFAQFSWPNWHRIWTLLRLGAPIGLSYFIEVTSFTFMSLFIARFGTTTLAGHQIVANLGTVIYMVPLALSIATMTLVSQSIGAGRQQRAEEIGWSSVIFTSSLCIVIGLFVWVFRFHLLDLYDPTPDVKLLAAPLFLFICFYQLVDSVQVVAAFILRAYRISFLPMLVYAGSLWCVGLGGGYLLGFNVLGSTPQILQGVNGFWIANSVSLAIAAALLLWIFRKTAAHYKKTNPPVTV; via the coding sequence ATGACATTTTTTCGGGTCTCGCGCTTACGAGAGGATGTTCCTGAACTCCTGAAATTAGCGGGTCCATTATTGGTGGGCCAGTTAGCAGTGATTGCCTTTGGTGTATTGGACACCGCCATGACGGCACGCTACTCGTCTGAGGATTTAGCAGCTCTGGCGATGGCCTCAGCAATCTACATCAGTATTTATGTTGGGCTCACAGGAGTCATTGCCGCTCTTACCCCCATTGCCGGGCAATTATTTGGAGCTAAACGGTATAGCGAGATCGGCGAAGAAGTTCGTCAAGCCGGTTGGCTTGCTGTTGGTTTAACCGTGGTGGGTACGCTAATCCTTTTAAATGCCGATCTCTTACTTGGAATCTCACAGGTTGAGCACGATCTAGAGAGCAAGGCACGCCTCTATTTGGAGATCTTGGCTCTTGGTTTACCGGCTAGTATGGGCATGCGAGTTTTGATGTCCTTTCATAATGCGGTCTCGAGGCCCGGCATTATTACGATTGTGCAATTAGTGGGCTTAGGTCTCAAGTTTCCGCTCAATGCCTTATTTATTTATGGTGGCTTTGGCATCGCCGCAATGGGCGGCCCAGGCTGCGCAGTCGCTACGGTAATCATTAACTGGCTATGGTTTTTTGCCACTCTCATCATTGTGCTATCGGGTCGATTTTATCAACCGTTTGAACTCTTTGCACAATTTAGTTGGCCCAACTGGCATCGGATCTGGACTCTTTTACGCTTAGGAGCGCCAATTGGCCTCAGTTACTTTATCGAGGTGACCTCGTTTACCTTCATGTCTCTGTTCATCGCGCGCTTTGGTACCACAACGCTTGCAGGCCATCAAATTGTTGCTAATCTGGGTACGGTAATTTATATGGTGCCGCTAGCACTTTCGATTGCAACCATGACCTTGGTCTCCCAGTCGATTGGCGCAGGTCGACAGCAACGCGCTGAAGAGATTGGTTGGTCGTCAGTGATCTTCACCAGTAGTCTATGCATTGTGATTGGACTATTTGTGTGGGTGTTTCGGTTCCATTTGCTTGATCTCTATGATCCGACACCGGATGTCAAATTATTGGCTGCACCGCTCTTTTTATTTATTTGCTTTTATCAATTAGTTGACTCAGTGCAAGTGGTTGCGGCATTTATCTTGCGCGCATATCGCATCTCGTTTTTGCCGATGTTGGTCTATGCAGGCTCACTGTGGTGTGTGGGTCTAGGAGGCGGCTACCTACTCGGCTTTAATGTATTGGGCAGTACACCCCAGATTTTGCAGGGGGTGAATGGGTTTTGGATTGCTAATAGCGTAAGCTTGGCCATTGCCGCCGCATTACTACTGTGGATTTTTAGAAAGACTGCAGCACACTATAAAAAGACTAACCCGCCAGTGACGGTGTAA
- a CDS encoding ArnT family glycosyltransferase produces MVKLTAAATASIPRIVIFALTIVYGLAGLFGRDPWKNEDSIGFGVMWHLHTSSWQDWLIPSLSGREQSMGAPLPYWLGASSMDLFGSWIGDSNAARLYSALCFFATAIAIWYACYLLGRRKEVQPMSFALGGQPNTRDYGMTLADGALLIFLACVGLAQRTHETTPMMAQLMGLSIVMYGTIRGLDKPWQGGAWTGLGLVILGLSSNWALTGLIAIATALAVFFCQVKLRFRWTLSSLVIAIVGIGIWPLLWQLFAVSPAAQESALQAWAQTPPMHRYIAWNSLQFMGVNFWAYAWPVWPLALVALVHWVRHEDTGTWRAPHLCIPLGLLLAGLLYVLFRVDANEHDLIILIPPMAILAAFSLPILRRSVISFIDWFAMLSFTIIAIAIWLIWFAKTTGFPASTADNVARYVPGFEVQFSWITLLIALGITGLWLWVVQWRTSRAPKVIWRCLIISASGTTLMWVLLMTLWLPTINYAKTYRFVAERLVQAAPANATCIDTSNLGAAQLASFSYFTRLPLADNLTCPYVLTHNASTATAFSALHDKKLKLLWEDRRAADRDERLRLYEVIPE; encoded by the coding sequence ATGGTCAAACTGACTGCCGCTGCCACAGCATCCATTCCTCGGATTGTGATCTTTGCCCTCACAATCGTCTACGGCTTGGCTGGACTCTTTGGTCGTGATCCCTGGAAAAATGAAGACTCGATTGGGTTTGGTGTGATGTGGCATCTGCATACCAGCTCTTGGCAGGATTGGCTAATCCCATCACTCTCTGGACGTGAGCAATCCATGGGGGCACCATTGCCCTACTGGTTGGGTGCAAGCTCGATGGATTTGTTTGGCTCATGGATTGGTGATAGTAATGCCGCGCGTCTTTACTCGGCACTGTGCTTCTTTGCGACCGCAATTGCCATTTGGTATGCCTGTTATTTATTGGGGCGTCGCAAAGAAGTGCAACCCATGAGTTTTGCACTGGGTGGCCAGCCCAATACCCGTGATTACGGGATGACCTTGGCCGATGGGGCGCTACTCATTTTCTTGGCATGCGTGGGTTTGGCCCAGCGCACCCACGAGACCACGCCGATGATGGCGCAACTCATGGGTTTATCGATTGTGATGTATGGCACAATCCGTGGCCTTGATAAACCCTGGCAAGGCGGCGCATGGACCGGTCTCGGATTAGTCATTCTGGGTCTCTCCAGTAATTGGGCGTTGACCGGATTGATTGCAATAGCAACCGCACTGGCTGTTTTCTTCTGTCAAGTGAAACTGCGGTTTCGGTGGACACTGAGTTCGCTGGTGATTGCCATTGTGGGGATTGGTATTTGGCCACTCTTATGGCAACTCTTTGCAGTCTCCCCTGCCGCACAAGAATCAGCTCTCCAAGCGTGGGCACAAACACCTCCAATGCATCGCTACATTGCTTGGAACTCCTTGCAATTTATGGGAGTGAACTTTTGGGCATACGCATGGCCGGTCTGGCCCCTGGCATTAGTGGCCCTCGTTCATTGGGTGCGTCATGAGGATACCGGTACGTGGCGTGCACCCCATTTATGCATTCCCTTGGGCTTACTGCTAGCTGGTCTTCTCTATGTATTGTTTCGGGTGGATGCCAATGAACATGATTTGATCATCCTCATCCCACCAATGGCCATCTTGGCTGCCTTTAGCCTTCCCATTTTGCGACGTAGCGTCATTAGTTTTATTGACTGGTTTGCAATGTTGAGCTTTACGATCATTGCGATCGCCATTTGGCTGATTTGGTTTGCAAAGACCACAGGCTTTCCTGCCAGCACTGCCGATAATGTGGCGCGTTATGTTCCGGGTTTTGAGGTTCAGTTTAGTTGGATCACACTCCTCATCGCGCTTGGCATTACCGGTCTTTGGCTTTGGGTCGTGCAGTGGCGTACCTCACGTGCTCCCAAGGTAATATGGCGTTGCTTAATTATTTCGGCATCGGGCACGACTCTCATGTGGGTATTGCTCATGACCTTATGGTTACCCACCATCAACTATGCCAAGACCTATCGTTTTGTCGCAGAGCGTCTTGTACAAGCTGCGCCAGCCAATGCTACTTGCATCGATACCAGCAATTTAGGGGCAGCACAATTAGCATCGTTTAGTTACTTCACGCGCTTACCACTAGCCGATAATCTTACCTGCCCTTATGTTCTAACCCACAATGCCAGTACAGCAACCGCATTCTCCGCGCTACATGACAAGAAGCTCAAACTGCTCTGGGAAGATCGACGCGCTGCCGATCGCGATGAGCGTTTGCGCTTATACGAAGTAATCCCTGAGTAA
- a CDS encoding type B 50S ribosomal protein L31: MKQGIHPDYREVVFVDVSNNFSFKTRSTIITKETIKWEDGQEYPLAKIETSSESHPFFTGTQKIIDTAGRVEKFRQKFGGKAAAKATGDGAAKTAEKRAAAAEAKKAEPAAKKVASKKAK, from the coding sequence ATGAAACAAGGCATTCACCCCGATTATCGCGAAGTTGTGTTCGTAGACGTTTCCAACAACTTCAGCTTCAAGACCCGGTCCACCATCATCACCAAAGAGACGATTAAGTGGGAAGACGGTCAAGAGTATCCCCTAGCAAAGATTGAGACCTCCTCAGAGTCCCATCCTTTCTTTACAGGCACCCAGAAAATTATTGACACCGCTGGTCGTGTTGAGAAGTTCCGTCAAAAGTTTGGTGGCAAAGCGGCTGCTAAGGCAACGGGTGATGGCGCTGCGAAGACTGCTGAGAAGCGTGCCGCTGCTGCAGAAGCTAAAAAAGCAGAGCCTGCTGCAAAGAAAGTGGCTAGCAAGAAAGCCAAGTAA
- the rho gene encoding transcription termination factor Rho: MQLTELKVLHVSQLLEMAASLEIENTQRMRKQELMFAILKKRAKAGEQVFGDGVLEVLPDGFGFLRSPESSYMASPDDIYISPAQIRRFNLHTGDSIEGEVRTPKEGERYFALVKVDKINGMAPEDLKNRIMFENLTPLHPNRNIALERDIKAEENLTGRIIDMISPIGFGQRGLIVASPKSGKTVMMQHVAHAISQNYPDAILIVLLVDERPEEVTEMQRSVRGEVVASTFDEPAVRHVQVAEMVIEKAKRLVEMKKDVIILLDSITRLARAYNTVVPSSGKVLSGGVDANALQRPKRFFGAARNIEEGGSLTILATALIETGSRMDDLIYEEFKGTGNMEVHLERRLAERRVYPAINLNKSGTRREELLVKPENLQKIWVLRKLLADMDEIEAMNFIVDKLKSTKNNAEFFELMRRGG; this comes from the coding sequence ATGCAATTAACCGAACTCAAAGTACTCCACGTCTCCCAACTCCTCGAAATGGCAGCAAGCCTCGAGATTGAAAATACGCAACGGATGCGCAAACAAGAACTGATGTTTGCCATTCTGAAGAAGCGGGCCAAGGCCGGCGAGCAAGTCTTTGGCGATGGCGTCTTAGAGGTATTGCCCGATGGCTTTGGATTCTTGCGCTCCCCCGAGTCGTCTTATATGGCATCTCCCGATGATATTTACATCTCCCCTGCGCAGATCCGTCGTTTTAACTTGCACACTGGTGACAGCATTGAAGGCGAAGTGCGCACCCCTAAAGAGGGTGAGCGTTACTTTGCTTTAGTGAAGGTTGACAAGATCAATGGCATGGCGCCTGAGGATCTTAAAAATCGCATCATGTTTGAGAACCTCACGCCGCTTCACCCCAATCGCAATATCGCACTCGAGCGCGATATCAAGGCTGAAGAGAATCTCACCGGTCGCATTATCGATATGATCTCGCCAATTGGTTTTGGTCAGCGTGGCCTGATCGTGGCATCTCCCAAGTCTGGTAAGACCGTGATGATGCAGCATGTGGCTCATGCGATCTCTCAAAATTATCCGGATGCGATCTTGATTGTTCTACTCGTCGATGAGCGTCCTGAAGAAGTAACTGAGATGCAGCGCTCGGTCCGTGGCGAGGTCGTTGCCTCCACCTTTGATGAGCCAGCCGTTCGTCACGTTCAGGTTGCTGAAATGGTGATTGAGAAAGCCAAGCGTCTGGTGGAAATGAAAAAAGACGTCATTATTTTGTTGGACTCCATTACTCGTCTAGCCCGCGCGTACAACACGGTAGTTCCCTCCTCAGGCAAAGTGCTCTCCGGTGGTGTTGACGCCAACGCCTTACAACGCCCTAAGCGTTTCTTTGGTGCCGCTCGTAATATCGAAGAAGGTGGATCGCTCACGATTTTGGCCACTGCACTGATTGAAACCGGTAGCCGTATGGACGATTTGATCTATGAAGAGTTCAAGGGCACTGGCAATATGGAAGTTCATTTAGAGCGTCGCTTAGCCGAGCGCCGTGTCTACCCCGCTATTAACCTCAATAAGTCAGGTACCCGTCGCGAGGAACTCCTTGTCAAGCCCGAAAACCTCCAGAAAATCTGGGTCTTACGTAAGCTTCTGGCCGATATGGATGAGATTGAGGCCATGAACTTCATCGTTGACAAGCTCAAGTCCACCAAGAATAACGCTGAGTTCTTTGAGCTCATGCGCCGAGGCGGCTAG
- the trxA gene encoding thioredoxin TrxA, whose translation MSAGIKHVSDASFEQDVLKSDKPVLLDFWAEWCGPCKMIGPILEELSTEYGDRIQIAKMNVDENQGVPAQFNIRGIPTLILFKNGTVAAQKVGALAKSQLTAFIDSNL comes from the coding sequence ATGAGTGCCGGCATTAAACACGTTAGTGATGCATCGTTTGAACAAGATGTTCTCAAGTCTGACAAACCCGTTCTCCTCGACTTTTGGGCCGAGTGGTGTGGTCCTTGCAAGATGATTGGGCCCATTTTGGAAGAACTCTCAACTGAATACGGTGATCGCATCCAAATTGCCAAGATGAACGTGGACGAGAACCAAGGGGTTCCAGCCCAGTTCAATATTCGGGGGATTCCAACGCTTATTTTGTTTAAAAATGGCACGGTCGCAGCTCAAAAAGTGGGTGCGCTCGCCAAATCCCAACTCACGGCATTCATCGATAGCAATCTGTAA